The Papaver somniferum cultivar HN1 chromosome 3, ASM357369v1, whole genome shotgun sequence genome includes a region encoding these proteins:
- the LOC113360850 gene encoding factor of DNA methylation 4-like: MSGCRTKNTSDKEYGKLRMYVEASSTVLVGKKKKKSVYPWKVVVVNYEGHLNDKAIKEKLTEFNPVKVRSLWAPNDGFISQAIVEFTEDWSDLTDAMSLEIEFNSNQFWKKHYGVDNRGGLVKVGMCLWVAKEDDYNSECLMGQKLRRTSTLESIEDVEAKYERKNKQEVSQLKNEVLAFLGEAQFTVNQSSYSLRNLTAELEPKLKKNLDFRFRI; the protein is encoded by the exons ATGTCAGGTTGTCGGACAAAGAATACG TCGGATAAAGAATATGGTAAGCTTCGTATGTATGTTGAAGCATCATCTACTGTGTtggtggggaagaagaagaagaaatctgtaTACCCATGGAAAGTTGTTGTTGTGAATTATGAGGGACACTTGAACGATAAGGCGATTAAAGAGAAGTTGACTGAGTTTAATCCGGTGAAGGTACGTAGTTTGTGGGCTCCTAATGATGGGTTTATTAGCCAGGCGATTGTGGAGTTTACAGAAGATTGGTCCGACTTAACTGATGCAATGTCTTTAGAGATTGAGTTTAATAGTAACCAATTTTGGAAAAAACATTATGGTGTGGATAACCGTGGTGGTTTGGTAAAGGTAGGTATGTGCTTATGGGTTGCAAAGGAGGATGATTATAATTCTGAATGTCTTATGGGGCAAAAGTTGAGGAGAACTAGTACCTTGGAATCTATTGAGGATGTTGAAGCCAAATATGAGAGGAAAAACAAACAGGAAGTGTCACAACTGAAGAATGAAGTTTTGGCCTTTTTGGGAGAAGCTCAGTTCACCGTCAATCAGAGCAGCTACTCTCTTAGGAACTTGACGGCTGAACTTGAACctaaattgaagaaaaatttaGATTTCAGATTTAGAATTTGA